In a single window of the Magnolia sinica isolate HGM2019 chromosome 7, MsV1, whole genome shotgun sequence genome:
- the LOC131251699 gene encoding cytokinin dehydrogenase 7 isoform X3, with translation MIAFLERFVPDIDSETLPNETDIGLCKALDLQGSISCPAPACTDFGGLNGSRPLALALARPAGPDDVAKVIRAATRSSGLTVAARGNGHSINGQAMAARGVVLEMRAMDSRMELRQGYVVVAGGVLWEDVLMECLEHGLAPRSWTDYLGLTVGGTLSNAGISGQAFRYGPQTSNVSEMQVVTGKGDIVVCSERENSDLFFAVLGGLGQFGVITRATIILQPAPDMVRWIRVVYGDFEEFASDAEFLVTRNECDSFDYVEGFAFVNSDDPVNGWDSVSLDSVNRIDPDRIPANAGPVLYCLEVALHYRNQDSFKTVDKIVNDMLRPLRFLPGLKLAVDVSYVDFLLRVKRVEHAAKVNGIWDAPHPWLNLLVSKRDIIDFDRTVFKRILRNGIGGPMLVYPLLRSKVFNC, from the exons ATGATCGCCTTTCTGGAACGTTTCGTGCCGGACATCGACTCCGAAACGCTACCAAACGAAACGGATATCGGCCTCTGCAAAGCGCTCGACCTGCAGGGAAGTATCTCCTGCCCCGCCCCGGCCTGCACCGACTTCGGCGGCCTGAATGGCTCGAGGCCGCTCGCTCTCGCCCTCGCCAGGCCAGCCGGACCGGATGACGTGGCGAAGGTCATCAGAGCAGCGACGCGGTCCTCGGGCCTGACTGTCGCGGCGCGGGGGAACGGCCACTCGATCAACGGCCAGGCGATGGCCGCCAGGGGGGTGGTGCTGGAGATGCGTGCGATGGACAGTCGGATGGAGCTGAGGCAGGGGTACGTGGTTGTTGCAGGAGGGGTACTTTGGGAAGATGTTTTGATGGAGTGCTTGGAGCATGGACTGGCTCCTCGATCGTGGACGGATTATCTGGGTCTGACTGTTGGTGGGACCCTCTCGAACGCAGGGATTAGCGGGCAGGCGTTCCGATACGGGCCACAGACGTCGAATGTTTCGGAGATGCAAGTCGTAACGGGGAAGGGCGATATCGTGGTCTGCTCTGAGCGCGAGAATTCAGACCTTTTCTTCGCTGTCCTCGGTGGTCTTGGCCAATTTGGGGTGATCACGCGGGCTACGATTATCTTGCAGCCTGCTCCTGATATG GTGCGGTGGATAAGGGTGGTGTACGGAGACTTCGAGGAGTTTGCGTCCGACGCCGAGTTTCTAGTGACTCGGAACGAGTGTGACTCGTTCGATTACGTGGAAGGTTTTGCCTTCGTTAACAGCGACGATCCTGTGAACGGGTGGGACTCGGTCAGCCTCGACTCAGTCAATCGGATCGACCCGGATCGGATCCCAGCCAACGCCGGACCCGTTCTCTACTGCCTTGAAGTCGCTCTCCATTACCGGAACCAAGACAGCTTCAAAACGGTAGATAAG ATTGTGAACGACATGCTCCGGCCACTGAGATTTCTCCCGGGGCTGAAACTCGCCGTCGACGTCAGCTACGTCGATTTCTTGCTACGTGTGAAGCGTGTCGAGCATGCGGCGAAGGTGAACGGCATATGGGACGCGCCGCATCCATGGCTCAATCTGCTAGTTTCGAAGCGGGACATCATCGATTTCGATCGGACGGTGTTCAAGAGAATTCTCCGCAACGGCATTGGTGGGCCCATGCTCGTGTATCCACTGCTGAGAAGCAA GGTGTTTAACTGCTAA